The proteins below come from a single Zea mays cultivar B73 chromosome 8, Zm-B73-REFERENCE-NAM-5.0, whole genome shotgun sequence genomic window:
- the LOC109941973 gene encoding uncharacterized protein — MDGLIGGRHLINFLVNSPEGTYFLESVDASSEVHDAFMLADLLGKKIEEIGKEKVVQVITDNGANYKAAGRILMERFPSLFWSPCAAHCLDLMLEDIGNLKEFKKPIVRARRVTTFIYRHGRILNLMREKTGGADLVRAAATRFATAFLTLKSLYKHKDPLKALFLSEEWNGNKLAKTAARKEACDIVLSVEFWNKVEDCLRASAPLLIVLRVVDGDEKPAMPEVAALMKHAKEKIKLSFAIDSKKSLLKRIIDIIEKRWMKQMDHPLYGAALYLNPGKLHPLIRDDDDATVGQLRGCFLDVLARMVDDEETRAKIDAQSLDYEALRGEAFSNKMAKNNLETMNPLDWWRSYGGRAIEIQRFARRIVGLCASSSGCERNWSRFEFVSIVVFV, encoded by the exons ATGGATGGTCTGATAGGAGGCAGACATTTGATCAACTTCCTTGTGAATAGTCCAGAGGGGACATACTTCTTAGAGTCTGTGGATGCATCAAGTGAAGTTCATGATGCATTTATGCTAGCTGATTTATTAGGGAAGAAAATTGAAGAGATTGGGAAAGAAAAAGTGGTTCAGGTTATCACTGATAATGGGGCTAACTACAAGGCAGCAGGTAGGATACttatggagaggtttccttcactTTTTTGGAGCCCATGCGCTGCACATTGCTTAGATCTTATGCTAGAAGACATAGGAAACTTGAAGGAATTTAAGAAGCCCATTGTACGTGCAAGACGTGTCACAACTTTCATCTATAGGCACGGTAGAATTCTTAATTTAATGAGAGAGAAGACAGGTGGGGCAGATCTTGTGAGAGCTGCAGCCACTAGATTTGCCACTGCTTTCCTTACTTTGAAAAGTTTGTACAAGCACAAGGATCCTTTGAAGGCCCTATTTCTTAGTGAAGAATGGAATGGAAACAAGTTGGCAAAAACTGCTGCACGTAAGGAGGCTTGTGATATTGTGCTCTCTGTGGAGTTTTGGAATAAAGTTGAAGATTGTCTTAGAGCTTCAGCCCCTCTCCTCATTGTACTTAGAGTGGTTGATGGTGATGAGAAACCTGCAATGCCAGAGGTCGCGGCACTAATGAAACATGCAAAAGAGAAGATCAAGCTAAGCTTTGCTATTGATAGCAAGAAAAGCTTACTTAAGAGAATCATAGACATCATTGAGAAACGATGGATGAAACAAATGGACCATCCTTTGTATGGGGCTGCTCTTTATTTGAATCCAGGAAAATTGCATCCTCTCATTCGAGATGATGATGATGCAACTGTTGGCCAACTAAGAGGTTGTTTCCTTGATGTGCTTGCAAGAATGGTGGATGATGAAGAAACAAGAGCCAAGATTGATGCTCAATCCTTAGACTATGAAGCTCTTAGAGGAGAGGCCTTCTCAAACAAAATGGCCAAGAACAACCTGGAGACAATGAACCCAC TTGATTGGTGGCGTTCATATGGTGGGCGTGCTATTGAGATTCAAAGGTTTGCTAGGCGTATTGTTGGTCTTTGCGCTTCATCATCGGGTTGTGAGAGAAACTGGAGTAGATTTGAGTTTGTGAGTATTGTTGTCTTTGTCTAA